TAACCATCGTCACTGGGGTGCCCGTGGTGATCCGTTCATTCGCCTGCTGCAACCGGATTACGCCGATGGGCGTGTCAAACCCCGGACGTCACTCGGATCGCACGCACTGCCCGCACCGGACACCGTGATCGCACAGTtacagcgatcgatcgaggagaaACATTCGCATCCCCACGTCACCGCCATGCTGCCGGCCTGGGGACAACTGTTGGCGTACGATTTGGTGCAGATTCTGTCACCGAACTCACGGTACCGTTGCTGTCACAATGCATCGCACGAGCTGGATCCGGTAAAGGATGAGGTGGCCCAATGTTACGTGCGCCTCGGTGAAGGTTGCCGCGAGTACAAACGATCCATTCCATCGCACGAACCGACCAACTGTGAGTTCCACTATCGCGAACAGATGAATGCGGCGTCCGGGTTTCTCGATGGTTCCGGTCTGTACGGTACGACGGAGAAGGAAATCCACGCGCTGCGTACGTTCCTCGGTGGTAAGGTCGATACGGCCGCTTGCTTGAGATGCCAGGAACCGGGAGCGATCGGTGCCCTTCATACGGTGCTACTCAAGGAGCACAACCGAGTGGCGGAACAGCTGGCACGCCTTAATCCCGAGTGGAGCGATACGACGCTGTTCTACGAGACGCGCCGTGTCGTGATGGCGCAGATACAGCACATCACCTACAACGAGTTCCTACCGATCGTACTCGGTAGCCAGATTACGGAGAATGCCGATCTACGGCTGGAATCCGGTCGCCATTACAGTGGCTACTCGAGCGCGAATCGGGCCGGTATGTTCGCCGAGGTAGCGGTCGGTGCGTTGCCCGCCTTCCTTACGATGCTACCACCGGACATGTACAACGAGAGTATGTCGGCGGACATTCTGCTCGCTACGCCGGCCATGCAGCAAACCTTCATCCCGGAGCATATGAGCTTCAACAACGAGTGGACACCGATTTCGTTGGCTATCCAGCGTGGTCGCGATCATGGTGTGCCGGCGTACCACAAAGCGATCAATCTGTGCGAGACACGCTTTGGTGCGAAACCGTTCGGTGCTAAGCTGAGCTTCGACGATATGGAGTACTTTGGGTTGAGCCGCGCCAAGCGCACCGTCATGGAGAGCATGTACCAGGAACCGGAAGATATCGATCTGTTGATCGGTGGACTGATGGAAACGCCTGCCCTCGGTACGGTGTTCGGTCCGACGCTAACCTGCCTGCTGGCGATCCAGTTTGCGAATATGCGCAGCAGTGATCGGTTCTGGTATGAGAACGATCTGCCACCGTCCTCGCTGTCACTGGATCAACTGCAGGCCATCCGACGTGTGACGCTGGCCGGGTTGCTCTGTGAAACGCGGGACGTTCAGCGGGCCCAACCACGCGCTTTCATCCGCGAGGATCCTTATCTTAACGCACGGCTTAATTGTGAGCAGTTGGCGGGATTGGATTTGACGGCCTGGCAATCGGAACAGCCCGATCTCGTTGAGGAGTACATGCAGGATGAACAACCGACACCGCCCGAGTTCGAGGAGCTTAATATGGATGTGATCGCGCAGGCCCTTAACAAGGCCAAGTCGAAGTTGAACGAACGCAAACAGCAGGAGTACCAGGCGTGGGTTAAACGTAAGTACGAAGACGAGATCGTCGTGATCATGTGATTAATCCGGAACATTTTCCTCTATTTTCCAACAGAGGGAGGAGTCGATGCGAAGAGTCCGGATGGTACGGCCGCTTCCTTCAGCAAGGCGAACCGGAATGCACTGATCATCGCCAACACGTCGCTGTTCTACGAGCTCGCCACCAACGAGATCGTCAGTTCGTTGCATAGGTAAGTCTAAAAAGGCTCAGTGATCCTCCTCGGGTGCTGATCTGTTGCTTTACCTCCACTCGTAGCCTTCGACGACGCAAACGCCAGGTGTTTGACAACAATCTCGGTGGCTTCGCGTCCGACGATTTCAGCAATGCACTGCAGAGCGTCGATGTGAACCAGTTCATTACCGGATCGATCTCACCGATCAATCTGGAGCCACAGTGTGAAAATCTGGAAGCAGCTTGCGATACGACGACACCGTTCCGGACGCTAACGGCACACTGTAACAATCTGCGTAATCCCGAGCTCGGTCAATCGTTGACGACGTTCGCCCGGCTATTGCCGCCGGTGTACGATGACGGTATTTCTTCGCCCCGTACGATCTCGGTGACGGGTCAGGCGCTGCCGAATCCACGGTCCATCTCGGCACTCATCCATCCGGACATTTCCAATCTGCACACGCGCTactcgctgatggtgatgcagtATGCGCAGTTCCTCGATCACGATCTCACGATGACACCGATCCACAAGGGTTTCCATGAGTCGATTCCGAGCTGCCGATCGTGCGATTCACCTCGTACCGTCCATCCGGAGTGTAATCCGTTCCCGGTGCCACCGCGGGACCATTACTACCCGGAGGTGAACGTGACAAGTGGGGAGCGTTTGTGTTTCCCCTTCATGCGCTCACTGCCCGGTCAGCAGACGCTGGGACCACGCGAGCAGATCAACCAGAATACGGCATTCCTCGATGCGTCGCAGATTTATGGCGAGAATGGATGCGTCGCGAAGGTGTTGCGCGGGTTCTCCGGGCGGCTCAATTCGACCATTCATCCGATTCAGGGTAAGGAGCTGCTGCCACAATCGCCGGTACATCCGGAGTGTAAATCACCGTCCGGATACTGCTTCATTGCCGGTGATGGACGTGCCTCGGAGCAACCGGGCCTAACGGCCATCCATACCGTGTTTATGCGCGAACATAACCGTATCGTCGAAGGACTGCGCGGTGTCAATCCGCACTGGAGTGGTGATCAGCTGTACGAGCAGGCGCGTCGGATCGTGATCGCGCAAAACCAGCATATCACCTACAACGAGTTCCTGCCGCGTATTCTCAGCTGGAACGCGGTCAATCTGTACGGACTGAAGCTGTTGCCTCAGGGGTACTACAAGGAGTACAATCCGACCTGCAATCCATCGATCGTGACCGAGTTCGCGGCGGCTGCGTTCCGTATCGGTCACTCGCTGTTGCGGCCACACATTCCACGGTTGAGCGTACAgcatcaaccgatcgatccaccgttgttgctgcgtgATGGATTCTTCCGTACGGACAACTTCCTTCAGCCGGGGTTGGTGGATGAGATTTCGCGTGGACTCGTCGCTACGCCGATGGAAACGCTCGATCAGTTCATTACGGGCGAGGTCACGAACCATCTGTTCGAGGATCGTCGCATTCCGTTCTCGGGCTTCGATCTCATTGCCCTGAACGTACAGCGTGCCCGTGATCATGGTATTCCTTCGTACAATAACTACCGTGCGCTGTGTAACCTTAAGCGGGCTCAAACGTGGGAAGACCTGGGTCGGGAGATCCCACCGGAAGTGATCGCTCGGCTACGGCGTCTGTATGCGCACGTCGACGATATCGATCTGTTCCCGGGTGGTATGTCGGAGCGGCCGCTTCAGGGTGGTCTCGTTGGACCGACCTTTGCCTGCATCATCGCCATCCAGTTCCGGCAGCTACGCAAATGTGATCGCTTCTGGTAGGTATCCAAGCaacgtgtttttttggtgtctCGGTTTCCCTTCAACTAACCATCTACTGGTGCGACTTTGCGCTGCTTCCTCTCCCAAAAATAGGTACGAAAACGAGGATCCGGTTGTCAAGTTCACCGAGGCACAGCTGGCTGAGATCCGCAAGACTACGCTGGCGAAGATAATTTGTGAAAATCTAGACGTCACCGGGGATATGCAGCGTGCTGCATTCGATCTACCAAGCAACTTCCTGTAAGTGTCCACCTCGGAATGGATCGGGTACCGGTGAAATGGACGATCATGGGGTCACTAATTGGCGCCTTTTTTCTTGCAGCAATCCACGCGTACCGTGCAACTCGATGGCACAAATTGATCTCAGCGCTTGGAGGGAGAATGTGGTGCAGGGTTGTCAGATTGGAGGCAAGAACGTGAACGTCGGTGATTCGGCCTTCCCGTCGCCATGCACCAGCTGTATCTGTACGAACGAGGGGGTAAGTGCACGCCAATGATTCCGAATAGGATTCATCCGATTACCGAGAGCTAACCGTGTGCTTCTTTTACCTTTCCGTAGCCACAATGCGCCTCGTTGCGTATTACCGATTGTTCGCAGTTGGCCCGCGAGTGGCCACGTGACGTGATTCTGCGGGATGATGTGTGCAGTGCTCAGTGTGGGCTTGTGCTGCAGAACGGCAACGCACAGGCACGCAATGTACCGATCAGCTTGCGGCCACCTCCTCAGcggatcgctcgatcgcgcatcgtccagcagcagcaggcatcACCGTTTAGCTTCCAGGGCTTCCAGTTCCCCGATCTGTCGCAGTTCATCGGCTAAAGCGGACTAGCGGGACGAGCCGGGTGATAAAACTACCCTACTAACTGTACATATTGAGCGGCCATAAATGATACGGTGTTTCTCCTATCAcgcctccccccacccctcaccccttccccaccccgtcgtcgtcatcgattaTTTTATTCCTTCCCTTCCGAGGCGGCCTCTCCACCCCCGCATAAACTGCCCCATCTACTCGCAAGTGATTGAGGAATTCGAGGGCGAGTTTATTATCTTATTATCTATTATCCCTACGATCACTTCCACTGTATTCGCATCCTTAAGTTATGATCCCTGTGCCGTTTCGGTAATCGCTTCGATTACGGTAATCGGAAAGTGGAAGTGagccacggtggccacaccagAGCGAAGCGGGGTTGGGAGTTTTCTTCGTTGCAAGAGAGAATCTCCTCCATTACGGTTAGTCTGCCTAAAGGGGGGCACATCGTAATTGATTTTAGtgtttaataaatttaataaattttctGAACAAATAACAAGTGCTGGTCGCGATCCGGTCGTCCGGTCCCCTTTTAACCCGAATCCACGGGAAATCcgagaggagaaagaaagttACGAGACAAAAAACGGAACACCTCACGACCATCCTCTTCGCCGAAGTAACCTGCCAGCCAATCGATGATCGGACCACTGGCCACCTTGCTGCTCAGCGGTTGCAGGGAGAGGGTGTAGGTGAAGAGACATTTGGCCACTCCTAGCTCGGCACCAAAGGATTTTACGAACGTTCCGAGCATCCGTAGGATTTGAATGATGAACTTGATGATGGATACGATGGCCCAGGTACTGTGAAAGAATCGACCACCAGTGATGAGTCTTAACGATCTCGACCCGGATCAAACTCGTAACTTACATGCTCCGGGAGAGAGGCGCTTCTTCAGGTTGTAATAACGAGAGCGCAGTACCACTCACGTGTCCCCCCGTTGCATCGTAGTGCATCGGGTATCGGTCTAGCGTGTTCCATTTCGTTAAAGGGCTCGAGGGCACGATCGCAGCGAAATCTTTAATCAACTGAGCCGAGGCGATAGAAATGGCACCAAAGCACAGCAATCCAGTAATCCACCGTAACACCGTGATCATTTCCATTTATCAATGTTTCACAAACCAGCAACGCGAACCAGTGATCTAAACAGTTACAATATGAATGGAAGAGGTGGCTATTGAGACGAGAACAAGCACACTGAGAATCGCCGTGGATCACCTCATTTATTCTGATCTCATTAGGCCCTAACGAGAAAGGAATGAACGACACCAGAGCAAGAGTAAAGAAGACAAAAATGTCCTTCCACAACATTCCATTGTGCgatgcatgtgtgtttgtgatatCTCCGCACCAATTGCTTCCACACTCTGTTCGTCTCTTCTTCACTTTTATGCGCTCTATTTAGGGGTTTCTTTGAAATGTTTCAACATTGTTGCTAACGTAAATAGAACTAGAGGCCATATGATAGttggaattcatttttttgcgaaaaaacTCATGATGGATCCTTGCTTCGTTCTCGGCGTCGCTGGAGTACTCTTCTTTTTATCGATGGGTTCTGCTTGAACTTGCTTCACACTGGGAGCGCTGAGTTTGGTTTCCGCGAGGTGTGGttgttcgccgttcgccgtcTCCTGAGACTCATCTTCCGACACCATTTCGTACTCCTTGACGGTTTCTGAAAGATTCACAAAAGTGAGCTATTACGATTCAGAGTTTCCCGTTGAAACTTACCCATGAATCCGTCCGCACCCATAAACGTTCTCGTAACCAGCTTTTTAACCTTTCCTTTGTGGTTTTGGTTGACACTGTTGGAATCGTTTTCGATCGGCTTCTCGGGCGAAATTGTGTTGGCCTCCATGGGTTCAGGTTCTGATTCAGGTTCCTGCTCAAATTTGATCACACGTTCCTCCTCACGGCGTTCTTCCGTCGGTTTTGCTTCATCATCACTGGAAGAATCGCAAATTGCGTAAATGCGTGATTTCTTCGACGGATTCGCCGCCGTTTTACGCTGCAGCAAGGGTTTGCCGGTGCGTCTCTTCTTTGCATCGCGTTTCTCCTCCTGCGGTGTGTTCGgaatctcttcctcttctctagCGTCCTCCCGTTCCTTTTTGATGGCcacctcgtcctcctcatcttcatcgatCGTTCTTTTGCGGGATTTTTCTGACTTCTTCTGTTCTTCTTGTGCCTTCTTGATTGACTGTGGGTTGCTAGGTGATTCCGGTTCGGGCTTAACGACCGGTTTCGAGGCGGCCGTTTGGCTCGGTTTCGAAgagaaaaacgaggaaatagAACTCTTCCCATTGACCTGTTTTTTAGTATCCTTTTTCGGAGAAGCCTTCTTCGGGGACGATTTAGTCGTGGGAGTTTGTGGTTCCGGTTTAATCGTAGGCACTACTGGCGTCGGTGGAGGAGATGACggcttttcctctttcgctaATGTCTGCgattttgcttgtttgttggcTATCACACCGAACAGTCCATTCGTTTTGGAAGGTTTCTGTTCCTGTTTCACCGCAGCAACTGCTGGTTGTGCGGCTGACATTGATCGCTTCGCTAATTCCCGCTTCTCTGTTTCCAGGCGCAGTTTAATGACTGCGAAATCGCGGTCCGACGAAACGTTTAGCGGCCTCACGTCAGAGGCCGCTTCCACCGAGTACAGCATCTTCGAGCAACCAGCATACTTGCTAGTAATCTTTCCAGCTCTTTTCTCGTTGGCCAGCTAAAAGAACAAGGGAAGCAGAGAATAAAAGGCAAGTTTCAGAAACGACCGCTCGCGGTACTCACGGTCATGAACACATTCCCATTTTTGTCCTTTCCGCGAATCAGAAATTCTCGCGTCAGCTTCACACTCTCCTTCTGGTCGTCGATCCACTTTTGTAGAACTTCCACCGACTGCTGAGAGTCGATATTCCACAGGTTACTGATCTTCCGCACGGATACctgagcgaaaaaaaaaaagaagaagcccATTAACCGTCGCCGGACACCCCAGGAAAATCCCTTACTTTCTCGTTGGCATCAAAGACGAGATGGCCAATCTCGCGATGGTAGGTTTTCAGTGTCGCAGAATCCATTCCAGAGAAGACCACTAGAATCCTCGAAGAATCCTTTTTCACGCTAAGAACGGCACAACAATCCACAAAAAGGCGCAATttttcacacgcacacacaccctgtcaacgcggtttgtttttgtgaaacACAGGGTGGTTCATGGCCAGTTGAGCCATGTATAGCTTTTTTCAATCGAACAGCacgtggaaaaacaaaaagtttgCGGAAAATGTCGGCAAAAATAAGTGAAATTGTGGCGCTTGATGCAGGCGAAGGCAATCCGGTGATTGGTGAGTAAACCCTAGAGATGATAGAGCTCATTGTAAATCTGTTGTTTGGTCTGTTTTTGCAGTTCGAGGTCATGTTCCACAACCGACCAACGAGTGCCACGCAGTGCGTGCGAAAGATCTGGCGAAAGAAGGAGCGGAGATGATTTTGGTGGGCTGCAATTCGAATCTGTACCGCGGCTACGTACAGCCGGAATCTCGGGTGGCcgtggaacagcagcagcacacgtaTATTGCGCTGCACAATCGGGTTACGGGCAAAATGCGCATGGTAGAAGTGGAGAGCTGCCCGCAGCTGACCAACGTTTGCCACGATGAAC
The sequence above is a segment of the Anopheles darlingi chromosome 2, idAnoDarlMG_H_01, whole genome shotgun sequence genome. Coding sequences within it:
- the LOC125952068 gene encoding uncharacterized protein LOC125952068, with amino-acid sequence MICISNNKRNNRPSARSSPSWRLLVGSGSLLVVLALVQLSLGADLKERARSALLLEKPSGPASCVVEKPQPCPPSKFRSASGECNNFNHRHWGARGDPFIRLLQPDYADGRVKPRTSLGSHALPAPDTVIAQLQRSIEEKHSHPHVTAMLPAWGQLLAYDLVQILSPNSRYRCCHNASHELDPVKDEVAQCYVRLGEGCREYKRSIPSHEPTNCEFHYREQMNAASGFLDGSGLYGTTEKEIHALRTFLGGKVDTAACLRCQEPGAIGALHTVLLKEHNRVAEQLARLNPEWSDTTLFYETRRVVMAQIQHITYNEFLPIVLGSQITENADLRLESGRHYSGYSSANRAGMFAEVAVGALPAFLTMLPPDMYNESMSADILLATPAMQQTFIPEHMSFNNEWTPISLAIQRGRDHGVPAYHKAINLCETRFGAKPFGAKLSFDDMEYFGLSRAKRTVMESMYQEPEDIDLLIGGLMETPALGTVFGPTLTCLLAIQFANMRSSDRFWYENDLPPSSLSLDQLQAIRRVTLAGLLCETRDVQRAQPRAFIREDPYLNARLNCEQLAGLDLTAWQSEQPDLVEEYMQDEQPTPPEFEELNMDVIAQALNKAKSKLNERKQQEYQAWVKQGGVDAKSPDGTAASFSKANRNALIIANTSLFYELATNEIVSSLHSLRRRKRQVFDNNLGGFASDDFSNALQSVDVNQFITGSISPINLEPQCENLEAACDTTTPFRTLTAHCNNLRNPELGQSLTTFARLLPPVYDDGISSPRTISVTGQALPNPRSISALIHPDISNLHTRYSLMVMQYAQFLDHDLTMTPIHKGFHESIPSCRSCDSPRTVHPECNPFPVPPRDHYYPEVNVTSGERLCFPFMRSLPGQQTLGPREQINQNTAFLDASQIYGENGCVAKVLRGFSGRLNSTIHPIQGKELLPQSPVHPECKSPSGYCFIAGDGRASEQPGLTAIHTVFMREHNRIVEGLRGVNPHWSGDQLYEQARRIVIAQNQHITYNEFLPRILSWNAVNLYGLKLLPQGYYKEYNPTCNPSIVTEFAAAAFRIGHSLLRPHIPRLSVQHQPIDPPLLLRDGFFRTDNFLQPGLVDEISRGLVATPMETLDQFITGEVTNHLFEDRRIPFSGFDLIALNVQRARDHGIPSYNNYRALCNLKRAQTWEDLGREIPPEVIARLRRLYAHVDDIDLFPGGMSERPLQGGLVGPTFACIIAIQFRQLRKCDRFWYENEDPVVKFTEAQLAEIRKTTLAKIICENLDVTGDMQRAAFDLPSNFLNPRVPCNSMAQIDLSAWRENVVQGCQIGGKNVNVGDSAFPSPCTSCICTNEGPQCASLRITDCSQLAREWPRDVILRDDVCSAQCGLVLQNGNAQARNVPISLRPPPQRIARSRIVQQQQASPFSFQGFQFPDLSQFIG
- the LOC125952087 gene encoding DNA polymerase delta subunit 3; translated protein: MDSATLKTYHREIGHLVFDANEKVSVRKISNLWNIDSQQSVEVLQKWIDDQKESVKLTREFLIRGKDKNGNVFMTLANEKRAGKITSKYAGCSKMLYSVEAASDVRPLNVSSDRDFAVIKLRLETEKRELAKRSMSAAQPAVAAVKQEQKPSKTNGLFGVIANKQAKSQTLAKEEKPSSPPPTPVVPTIKPEPQTPTTKSSPKKASPKKDTKKQVNGKSSISSFFSSKPSQTAASKPVVKPEPESPSNPQSIKKAQEEQKKSEKSRKRTIDEDEEDEVAIKKEREDAREEEEIPNTPQEEKRDAKKRRTGKPLLQRKTAANPSKKSRIYAICDSSSDDEAKPTEERREEERVIKFEQEPESEPEPMEANTISPEKPIENDSNSVNQNHKGKVKKLVTRTFMGADGFMETVKEYEMVSEDESQETANGEQPHLAETKLSAPSVKQVQAEPIDKKKSTPATPRTKQGSIMSFFAKK